One genomic segment of Tubulanus polymorphus chromosome 4, tnTubPoly1.2, whole genome shotgun sequence includes these proteins:
- the LOC141904692 gene encoding uncharacterized protein LOC141904692 isoform X2, translating into MSTEKDNYVLDHEGVNHEFNIEQCLIQVNTDSIDCKSEKADEKKVSKFILSPPPSRLLEIMCAPLKSLAKHSTELQVSRKDEVDVKENNQKAIISRLQNH; encoded by the exons ATGTCCACTGAGAAAG ATAACTATGTGCTGGACCACGAAGGTGTGAATCATGAGTTCAATATCGAGCAGTGCTTGATCCAAGTTAACACTGACAGCATTGATTGCAAGTCAGAAAAAGCCGATGAAAAGAAAGTTTCCAAGTTCATTTTGTCCCCACCTCCCAGTAGACTGCTTGAAATCATGTGCGCTCCGTTGAAGTCTTTGG ccAAGCATAGTACAGAACTTCAAGTTAGTCGAAAAGATGAAGTTGATGTTAAAGAAA aCAACCAGAAAGCGATTATATCCAGACTTcaaaaccattga
- the LOC141904692 gene encoding uncharacterized protein LOC141904692 isoform X1 translates to MSTEKDNYVLDHEGVNHEFNIEQCLIQVNTDSIDCKSEKADEKKVSKFILSPPPSRLLEIMCAPLKSLAKHSTELQVSRKDEVDVKESFDRAVCTKPAFCYWLSNTAVVSQI, encoded by the exons ATGTCCACTGAGAAAG ATAACTATGTGCTGGACCACGAAGGTGTGAATCATGAGTTCAATATCGAGCAGTGCTTGATCCAAGTTAACACTGACAGCATTGATTGCAAGTCAGAAAAAGCCGATGAAAAGAAAGTTTCCAAGTTCATTTTGTCCCCACCTCCCAGTAGACTGCTTGAAATCATGTGCGCTCCGTTGAAGTCTTTGG ccAAGCATAGTACAGAACTTCAAGTTAGTCGAAAAGATGAAGTTGATGTTAAAGAAA GTTTTGATCGGGCTGTATGTACTAAGCCGGCTTTTTGCTATTGGTTGTCAAACACTGCAGTTGTGTCCCAAATATGA